A single window of Poecilia reticulata strain Guanapo linkage group LG10, Guppy_female_1.0+MT, whole genome shotgun sequence DNA harbors:
- the LOC103471285 gene encoding uncharacterized protein LOC103471285, translated as MAAAVGLLLLLLGVSQGLPAHCDARNDSVQCNGTLGETVFLRLTDNASGIRIELRKENVILLIWRINVTVRNEIKDRSHFIPNNGTFRINDLKHSDSGEYKLGVFDLNGKWTENRTLHLSVQGSSSLTIGLITSSICIVLLFFISLIVIYAWRKKQKRKETEDSTDLTYAVVTTVQNPVRRSVKQKVEEEVEYGQIKSAG; from the exons ATGGCAGCAGCTGTTGGACTGTTGCTGCTGTTACTTGGAGTCTCTCAGG gttTGCCAGCTCACTGTGATGCCAGAAATGATTCAGTTCAATGTAATGGGACTTTGGGAGAAACTGTGTTTCTACGGCTGACTGACAACGCTTCAGGAATTAGAATTGAGTTgagaaaggaaaatgtaatattacTAATATGGAGGATAAATGTAACagttagaaatgaaataaaagacagaTCTCATTTTATACCCAATAATGGAACATTCAGGATAAACGACCTGAAACACAGCGATAGTGGTGAATATAAACTTGGGGTCTTTGATTTAAATGGGAAGTGGACAGAAAATCGGACTCTTCATTTGTCTGTTCAAG GCAGTTCCTCATTGACAATTGGACTTATCACTTCAAgtatttgcattgttttacttttcttcatCAGTTTAATTGTCATCTATGCGTggaggaaaaagcaaaaacgcAAAG aaacagaagATTCTACCGATTTAACCTATGCTGTTGTCACAACAGTGCAGAATCCAGTGAGGAGGTCGGTTAAGCAAAAAGTGGAAGAGGAGGTGGAGTACGGCCAGATCAAGTCCGCAGGCTGA